A DNA window from Brassica napus cultivar Da-Ae chromosome C1, Da-Ae, whole genome shotgun sequence contains the following coding sequences:
- the LOC106376763 gene encoding type 2 DNA topoisomerase 6 subunit B-like: MEISDPVPKLLLQLISSAFQRCRLAEDLCRLSLLLHQSAGNDPPITSISISDTGIGCSLVEFQDLRCPREFNGAKIWDGLLSVKTTCFSGDEVFCYHINLDEYISNKRIKRQPSQPKNGAKFSGTEVSLSVFGCIDALVAPIVTFFQKMLVLHLPNVTMDLVVEQGASPGTQTQYVFLMNGDQTPCFTASNLERLKSGLEDCVLRHGNCLEMMCEQCFSDREHLKVGSGTACPEENRKRPGGTMEVVIVISDLLETTRHCSRSCEGKTEVLYFDNFSPSPIPQVALSALKKIDWKSYGLILASANDQEGRVFLEWEHFPSYVQIQIALHWYHNKYPTTHKTEPGIDLVKKGIKSALNDLKTKHEGFLLSSHSRKICGYVPDLARSLAGLIFSSTDMDFQGDCLSVLGFQPQEAERDAVEDYIQRKIVSVIGMNESKPQKDQEAAPLLFFEGGSETSYFEDEEIEGEYYSTSLE, from the exons ATGGAGATCAGTGATCCTGTTCCCAAGCTTCTTCTACAA TTGATCTCGTCAGCTTTTCAAAGATGCCGTCTAGCAGAAGATCTCTGTAGATTatcacttcttcttcatcaatctgCTGGCAATGATCCTCCGATTACATCAATTTCGA TTTCGGATACTGGCATTGGATGCAGTTTGGTGGAATTTCAGGATCTGAGGTGCCCTAGAGAGTTCAATGGAGCCAAGATCTGGG ATGGGTTACTCTCCGTCAAGACCACTT GCTTTTCTGGCGACGAGGTGTTCTGTTATCATATTAATCTTGATGAGTATATATCAAACAAGAGAATCAAAAGACAACCTTCTCAGCCTAAGAATGGCGCAAAGTTTAG TGGGACAGAGGTATCTCTGAGTGTCTTTGGATGTATCGATGCTCTTGTGGCGCCCATAGTTACCTTCTTTCAAAAG ATGCTTGTTCTTCATTTACCT AATGTCACAATGGATCTGGTGGTTGAACAAGGAGCTTCTCCTGGTACTCAAACCCAATACGTCTTTTTAATGAACGGTGATCAAACTCCTTGCTTCACTGCCTCCAACCTTGAACGCTTAAAGTCTGGTCTTGAGGACTGTGTTTTAAGGCATGGGAACTGTTTGGAAATGATGTGTGAACAATGCTTCTCTGATAG AGAGCATCTAAAAGTTGGCAGTGGAACAGCCTGCCCTGAAGAAAATCGTAAGAGACCTGGAGGAACAATGGAAGTGGTGATTGTAATAAGTGACTTATTAGAGACAACTCGCCATTGCAGCAGATCATGTGAGGGCAAAACAGAG GTTTTATACTTTGACAATTTCTCTCCTTCCCCCATTCCACAAGTTGCCTTGAGTGCATTGAAAAAGATTGACTGGAAAAGTTACGGTTTGATCCTAGCGAGTGCGAATGATCAAGAAGGACGTGTGTTTCTCGAATGGGAACATTTTCCTTCAtatgttcaaatacaaatcgCTCTTCACTGGTATCACAATAAGTATCCAACAACACATAAGACTGAGCCTGGTATAGATCTTGTGAAGAAGGGGATTAAAAGTGCATTAAATGATTTGAAGACTAAACATGAGGGCTTTCTTCTAAGCTCACATTCTCGTAAG ATTTGCGGCTATGTTCCTGACCTTGCAAGATCATTAGCGGGCCTCATATTCTCTTCTACTGACATGGACTTCCAAGGAGATTGCTTATCTGTTCTTGGATTTCAGCCTCAAGAAGCTGAACGTGATGCAGTTGAAGACTATATACAGAGAAAGATTGTTTCGGTTATAGGAATGAATGAGAGTAAACCCCAGAAAGACCAGGAAGCTGCTCCCCTTCTGTTTTTTGAAGGCGGGTCTGAGACATCATACTTTGAAGATGAGGAAATAGAAGGTGAGTATTACTCTACCTCCCTGGAATGA
- the LOC125579943 gene encoding uncharacterized protein LOC125579943 has product MGGSKKLVVSKTSSSRTTIRPLLDTVDRLRNLNVMKEGIQLPTIVVVGDQSSGKSSVLESLEGISLPRGQGICTRVPLVMRLQGSSSSEPEIWLEYSDKVVPTNEEHIAEAICAATDVIAGEVIMVMAATLFKLNSLESETDKEMTTTSKIVVQYQETFTYRKSIKKKKKVSFERHDSESGDDGGKQSKKNKHKRVSGGDKIVNIESFKVSEGSRTQEKSLLMFYRRTWKAWKKGYLLYEVKTDEDKEDESDEGASDPEEEIGVDKVCEWIESLSKLWKRDLEYIDTGQNDDVKKNDVKKEKKKKSSKKMKLSVEDVKINNSNAVLKFKITDPLREKLQATTSEMILGGADLVGRARTGQGKKLVLVLPILKSLINGPAKRKNKNRYGRPQSVLILLPTRELAKQVFADFDAYEGFVALNSCCVYEGSQEIKLKRGADIVVGTPGRIKDHTERHNIATRFLKQDKKTIDLVGNDKIKASNSVRPIALPCSKQSMSRLIPYTISLYSSGGSKICFTKTKDQASQFSGLLPGARALHGDIQQSQRKITLVGFRKGQTGGAGKSGVAIMLYGSRKSGLSSIEKQTGKRFEHVSAPQPNDIAKAVGMEAAEKIIQVCDGVVPAFMTAAEEVADEYGEGDKLLRNCFLRQMVKENDGNSKTQVIGESEIESFEKDEDLVLDQKEFETLYHHEEKSAGDIIMGQSRISEDSAEKNNEDRMKIGQSCVEYENLESFLKLPLEDPCILAHKENESLRIVWRTLGLKIAATYFSLYVVNTCKVLWIVNAKVETFELGKTRVSNLRPRKSDLRTDRRYKRNPRTWADKKENEGSGLRGNKLGQVRDQRDPYPDILKQRRLRDHYKKYGYW; this is encoded by the exons ATGGGAGGCAGTAAGAAGCTTGTTGTCTCTAAAACTTCATCTTCTCGTACTACT ATCAGGCCGTTGCTTGACACAGTGGATCGGCTGAGGAACCTGAATGTGATGAAAGAAGGGATCCAGCTTCCCACCATTGTCGTAGTTGGAGACCAGTCCTCTGGAAAGTCCAGTGTTCTTGAGTCGTTGGAAGGAATCAGTTTGCCTCGTGGGCAAGGAATCTGCACTAGGGTTCCTCTTGTTATGAGGCTTCAGGGAAGTAGTAGCTCTGAACCTGAGATCTGGCTGGAGTATAGTGACAAAGTTGTTCCAACGAATGAAGAACACATTGCTGAAGCTATTTGTGCTGCAACTGACGTGATCGCTG GGGAAGTTATAATGGTTATGGCGGCAACTTTATTCAAGCTAAATTCACTTGAGTCTGAAACGGATAAAGAGATGACAACAACGAGTAAGATTGTGGTTCAATATCAAGAAACTTTCACATATCGCAAGtctataaagaagaagaagaaagtgagtTTTGAAAGACATGATTCTGAATCTGGTGATGATGGTGGAAAACAATCGAAGAAGAATAAGCACAAGAGGGTATCTGGTGGAGATAAGATAGTAAATATCGAAAGTTTCAAAGTTAGTGAAGGAAGTCGAACACAAGAGAaatctttgctgatgttttatAGAAGAACATGGAAAGCTTGGAAGAAGGGTTACCTGCTGTATGAAGTTAAAACCGACGAGGACAAAGAAGACGAATCTGACGAAGGAGCTTCTGACCCAGAGGAGGAGATCGGAGTTGATAAAGTCTGTGAGTGGATTGAGAGTTTGTCCAAGTTATGGAAACGTGACCTTGAGTATATAGATACAGGGCAGAATGATGATGTTAAGAAGAATGAtgtgaagaaagaaaagaaaaagaagagcaGCAAGAAGATGAAGCTGAGCGTAGAAGATGTCAAAATCAATAACTCTAATGCtgttttgaaattcaaaatcaCGGATCCGTTGAGGGAGAAGCTTCAAGCAACGACTTCAGAGATGATTCTTGGTGGTGCTGATCTTGTTGGAAGGGCCCGTACTGGGCAGGGTAAAAAATTGGTTTTGGTGTTACCTATATTGAAGTCTTTGATCAATGGACCTGCAAAGAGAAAAAATAAGAATAGGTATGGCAGGCCACAGagtgttttgatacttttaCCAACCAGAGAATTGGCCAAGCAGGTGTTTGCTGACTTTGATGCATACGAAGGATTTGTTGCTTTAAATTCTTGTTGTGTCTATGAGGGTTCTCAGGAGATTAAACTAAAGAGAGGTGCTGACATTGTAGTTGGTACCCCTGGTCGTATCAAGGATCATACTGAAAGGCACAACATTGCTACTAGGTTTCTGAAACAAGATAAGAAGACAATTGATCTTGTTGGTAATGATAAAATAAAGGCCAGTAATAGTGTTAGACCCATTGCTCTTCCATGCAGTAAGCAATCTATGTCAAGGTTGATTCCTTACACCATCAGTTTGTATAGCAGTGGAGGTAGTAAAATCTGTTTCACTAAGACTAAAGATCAAGCTTCTCAGTTTTCTGGTTTGTTACCCGGAGCTAGAGCTTTGCATGGTGACATTCAACAATCACAACGTAAGATTACTCTTGTTGGATTTAGAAAGGGCCAAACCGGAGGAGCCGGTAAAAGTGGAGTTGCGATTATGTTATACGGTTCCAGAAAGTCTGGCTTGTCCAGTATTGAAAAACAAACTGGTAAAAGGTTTGAACATGTTTCTGCACCACAGCCTAATGATATTGCCAAAGCTGTTGGTATGGAAGCTGCTGAGAAGATTATACAGGTCTGTGACGGAGTGGTTCCTGCGTTTATGACGGCTGCAGAGGAGGTTGCAGATGAGTATGGTGAAGGCGACAAGCTCTTAAGAAATTGCTTTTTAAGACAGATGGTAAAGGAGAACGATGGAAATAGCAAAACTCAAGTGATTGGTGAATCTGAGATTGAGTCATTTGAGAAAGATGAGGACTTGGTACTTGATCAAAAGGAGTTTGAGACTCTGTATCATCATGAGGAGAAGAGTGCAGGGGATATTATTATGGGTCAGTCTAGAATCTCTGAAGATTCTGCGGAAAAGAACAACGAGGATAGAATGAAGATTGGTCAAAGCTGTGTTGAGTATGAGAATCTGGAGAGTTTTCTTAAGTTACCTCTCGAGGATCCCTGCATATTAGCTCACAAGGAGAATGAGTCTCTGCGAATTGTGTGGAGAACCCTTGGTCTGAAAATAGCTGCTACCTATTTTAGTTTGTATGTTGTTAATACATGTAAGGTATTGTGGATTGTGAACGCAAAGGTCGAGACTTTCGAGCTTGGAAAGACACGGGTGTCAAATTTGAGGCCGAGAAAGTCTGATCTTAGGACTGATCGGAGATACAAAAGAAATCCAAGAACCTGGGCAGATAAGAAGGAGAATGAAGGCTCCGGTTTAAGAGGAAACAAACTCGGTCAGGTTCGCGATCAAAGAGATCCGTATCCAGACATACTGAAACAACGGAGACTAAGagatcactacaagaaatatggcTATTGGTAG
- the LOC106376762 gene encoding dynamin-related protein 4C-like encodes MYYDAGSSKGVSDAPLTLHVKKAGAPDLTMVDLPGITRVPVKGQPENIYEQISGMIMKYIKPQESIILNVLSATVDFTTCESIRMSRQVDKTGERTLAVVTNADMAPEGLLQKVTADDVSIGLGYVCVRNRVGEETYEEAREQEELLFKTHPSLSMIDENIVCLPVLAQKLIQIQTTMISRCLPEIVRKINHKMETADLELKKLPMVMTSSGDALMTLMDIIASAKESLLRILIQGDFSEFPDNHSMHGTARLADMLSKFSDDLQAKPKQVREFLIDEIKVLEECKCVGLPNFTPRSAFMAILSQHVDDIHAKPVEFIKNIWDYIEVVLSSVITKYSENFPRVQPSIKRAGRNLMSKIKEHSVDRVIQIVEMEKLTDYTCSPEYMKSWTEKIDAQKSFVDAVLNDKTKPESFSINGFGSVKISHLREYHAHLLQQAFDMKMRITSYWKIVLRRIVDNLALYLQLSVKYFVNTQFQKEIVAEMVDPKGGGGVERMLEESPSVASKREKLEKSIKVLKESKDAVAAIVDQ; translated from the coding sequence atgtattatgaTGCAGGATCTAGTAAAGGGGTCTCGGATGCTCCCTTGACTCTCCACGTGAAGAAAGCTGGGGCTCCTGATTTGACCATGGTTGATCTTCCTGGGATAACTAGAGTTCCCGTGAAAGGACAGCCAGAGAATATCTATGAGCAGATCTCTGGGATGATAATGAAGTACATCAAGCCTCAAGAGTCCATCATCCTCAACGTTCTGTCAGCCACGGTCGACTTCACCACATGTGAATCCATTCGAATGTCCAGACAAGTTGACAAAACCGGCGAACGGACTCTGGCTGTTGTCACAAATGCAGACATGGCTCCTGAAGGTCTCCTTCAGAAAGTAACAGCAGACGATGTGAGTATTGGACTAGGTTACGTTTGTGTCAGGAACCGTGTAGGGGAAgaaacatatgaagaagctagaGAGCAAGAAGAGTTACTTTTCAAGACTCATCCATCGCTCTCCATGATTGATGAAAACATTGTCTGTCTCCCTGTTCTAGCTCAGAAGCTAATACAAATTCAAACAACCATGATTTCACGCTGCTTGCCTGAGATTGTACGCAAGATCAACCACAAGATGGAAACCGCGGACCTCGAGCTAAAAAAACTGCCAATGGTAATGACTTCCAGTGGTGATGCACTGATGACACTGATGGATATCATCGCTTCTGCGAAAGAGTCTCTCCTAAGAATCCTTATCCAAGGAGATTTCTCTGAGTTCCCTGATAATCATAGCATGCATGGTACTGCTCGCCTGGCTGATATGTTAAGCAAGTTCTCAGATGATCTACAAGCAAAGCCTAAGCAAGTTAGAGAGTTCTTGATCGATGAGATCAAAGTTCTTGAAGAATGCAAATGTGTTGGGCTTCCCAATTTCACTCCGAGATCTGCGTTCATGGCTATACTTTCACAACATGTGGATGACATACATGCAAAGCCGGTTGAGTTCATCAAGAACATATGGGACTACATCGAAGTTGTTCTCTCATCAGTCATCACCAAATACTCTGAAAACTTTCCTCGAGTTCAACCTTCCATCAAACGAGCTGGTCGAAATCTCATGAGCAAGATCAAGGAACACTCAGTGGATAGAGTGATTCAGATCGTTGAGATGGAAAAGCTTACGGACTACACATGTAGCCCTGAGTACATGAAGTCCTGGACGGAGAAGATAGATGCTCAGAAGAGTTTCGTCGATGCGGTTTTGAACGACAAGACAAAACCTGAGAGCTTCTCTATAAATGGGTTCGGGAGTGTGAAGATATCGCATCTGCGAGAGTATCATGCTCATTTGCTGCAACAGGCGTTTGATATGAAGATGAGGATCACATCCTACTGGAAGATTGTGCTTCGTAGGATTGTGGACAACCTTGCGCTCTACCTTCAGCTATCTGTGAAGTATTTCGTCAACACTCAGTTTCAGAAGGAGATCGTGGCGGAGATGGTGGATCCTAAAGGCGGGGGAGGAGTAGAGAGGATGTTAGAGGAGTCTCCGTCGGTGGCAAGCAAGAGGGAGAAGCTGGAGAAGAGTATTAAGGTTCTGAAGGAGTCCAAGGATGCTGTGGCTGCCATTGTTGATCAATAG